Proteins from one Chitinophaga oryzae genomic window:
- a CDS encoding O-antigen ligase family protein encodes MLNRFKIALYTLLSGVNVALVGQLKLNEIMVLLSAPFVFDIRDFRAFPMFRKIIVALTALFVFQAITDLFIVNSTAENFMRGWAAIIMSILSFLFLFKIMKDDTVIFFFLCMTLIKNIIWTDDNADTDMSYFKFKMVPILSYGVYVLSFLLYRKGHWKAVLALLLSYCLLCIARDSRSTGMIFFLGAIIIYCFNSGMQLTRDRLLVFGIAGLLLFQFAYGCYVNAVLNHEWGGEHASEQIERLDNPYNPLELLMTGRGETFAALAAIGDAPLFGHGSWAKDDNLKYYRILLLYQNEEMNEQLATSTDHLIPSHSILLGAWVNCGIGGFLAVLAVFILLLRMGFYLIGNAADTALYPVLVLMTLGVIWTFLFSPIQQLRFNIPAIGAILLRAYYECITERNEAAAMEPASQTMAFIAPKGEI; translated from the coding sequence ATGCTCAACCGGTTTAAGATAGCGCTATATACTTTGCTCAGCGGCGTGAATGTAGCACTGGTAGGACAGCTGAAACTGAATGAAATCATGGTGCTGCTCTCCGCCCCGTTTGTATTTGACATCCGCGACTTCAGGGCTTTCCCGATGTTCCGCAAAATCATTGTGGCACTGACAGCGTTGTTTGTTTTTCAGGCAATCACCGACTTGTTCATCGTGAACAGCACAGCTGAAAATTTCATGCGCGGATGGGCCGCCATTATCATGTCCATACTCTCTTTTCTCTTTCTGTTCAAAATAATGAAAGATGATACCGTTATCTTCTTCTTTCTGTGTATGACCCTCATAAAGAACATTATATGGACAGACGACAATGCAGACACGGACATGTCCTATTTCAAATTTAAAATGGTGCCCATCCTCTCCTACGGCGTATATGTCCTTTCCTTTTTATTGTACCGGAAAGGCCACTGGAAAGCTGTTCTGGCGCTGTTGCTCTCATACTGCCTGCTGTGTATCGCAAGGGACTCCCGCTCAACAGGGATGATCTTTTTCCTGGGCGCTATCATCATTTACTGTTTTAACAGCGGGATGCAACTCACCCGCGACCGGCTCCTGGTATTTGGCATAGCGGGGCTGCTGCTCTTCCAGTTTGCCTATGGATGTTATGTGAATGCCGTATTAAACCATGAGTGGGGCGGAGAACATGCATCTGAGCAAATAGAGCGCCTGGACAATCCCTACAACCCTTTGGAGCTGCTGATGACAGGCCGTGGTGAAACCTTTGCGGCACTGGCAGCCATCGGCGACGCCCCTTTGTTCGGCCATGGTTCCTGGGCGAAAGACGATAACCTCAAATATTACCGCATCCTGCTGCTCTACCAGAATGAAGAAATGAATGAGCAGCTGGCCACTTCCACCGACCACCTCATCCCCAGCCATTCGATTTTGCTGGGGGCCTGGGTCAACTGCGGGATCGGCGGATTCCTGGCGGTACTGGCAGTGTTTATCCTGCTGCTGAGGATGGGATTCTACCTGATAGGTAATGCCGCAGACACCGCATTGTACCCGGTGCTGGTACTGATGACCCTGGGAGTGATCTGGACCTTCCTTTTTTCACCGATACAGCAGCTGCGGTTCAATATCCCGGCAATCGGCGCTATCCTGCTGCGGGCATACTATGAATGCATCACGGAAAGAAATGAAGCAGCAGCTATGGAGCCTGCATCCCAAACAATGGCTTTCATCGCCCCGAAGGGGGAAATATAA
- a CDS encoding glycosyltransferase family 4 protein, translated as MHILFFTDISPFPQNGGERIRSYYLIKALSQLGYEVIAVVRNVEKADPALYRLPHVTFHTYEVKDFDLLTRITGKQYFQRSPVIMDIFRKICQEYPIAAAILDYGYVGHYISFFSARNIPVILGTHNAQPMITWQLPSGSLPDRLRKLQLFSMEKLHERLYFKKAAAVLVVSDDDRAYHTRFLPEKKVFTVPNFLDQKDYLLSGKKQQRVLVMTANFGVYMNFAGLKWFIENVWDNALAAKYDLWLVGRGSKEALKRITGKEEYQNIVAFGKVDDVKWYISVAAAVIIPLIHGSGTRLKCLEAMALSTPVISTSKGVEGVRSNHFIVADGPAAFKQSLLSFDSNTDKGVLLQKDFRKEYSLEVNKQRLQQIINYAVRGKMTTHAQPV; from the coding sequence ATGCATATACTCTTCTTCACAGACATATCGCCTTTCCCACAAAACGGGGGAGAAAGAATCAGGAGTTATTACCTGATCAAAGCCCTGTCACAACTGGGATACGAGGTAATTGCCGTGGTGCGGAACGTGGAAAAAGCAGATCCGGCGCTTTATCGTCTCCCTCATGTCACGTTCCATACGTATGAAGTAAAAGATTTTGACCTGCTGACGCGCATTACCGGCAAGCAGTACTTCCAGCGCTCCCCCGTCATCATGGACATATTCCGGAAAATATGCCAAGAATACCCGATAGCTGCCGCTATCCTGGACTATGGCTATGTAGGCCATTACATCTCCTTCTTTTCTGCCCGGAACATCCCCGTGATACTGGGCACCCACAATGCGCAACCGATGATCACCTGGCAGCTGCCATCGGGCAGCCTGCCGGACAGGTTGCGCAAGCTGCAGCTCTTTAGCATGGAGAAACTGCACGAACGCCTCTACTTTAAAAAGGCAGCGGCCGTACTGGTAGTCAGCGATGACGACCGGGCCTATCATACCCGGTTCCTGCCGGAAAAAAAAGTATTCACCGTACCCAATTTCCTCGATCAGAAAGACTATCTCCTGTCGGGCAAAAAACAACAACGGGTGCTGGTAATGACGGCCAACTTTGGCGTATACATGAATTTTGCCGGCCTGAAATGGTTTATTGAAAATGTATGGGATAACGCGCTCGCCGCCAAATACGACCTGTGGCTCGTAGGCAGGGGTTCAAAGGAAGCGCTGAAACGCATCACCGGCAAAGAGGAATACCAGAATATTGTAGCCTTCGGCAAAGTAGACGATGTAAAATGGTATATCTCCGTGGCCGCCGCGGTCATCATCCCCCTGATACACGGTAGCGGCACCCGGTTAAAATGCCTGGAAGCCATGGCGCTCAGCACACCGGTCATCAGCACATCCAAAGGCGTGGAAGGCGTCAGGAGCAACCATTTCATCGTGGCCGACGGCCCCGCGGCCTTTAAACAGTCACTGCTCAGTTTCGACAGCAATACAGACAAAGGCGTCCTGCTGCAGAAAGATTTCCGGAAAGAATACAGTCTTGAGGTCAACAAGCAGCGCTTACAGCAGATTATTAACTACGCCGTGCGCGGTAAAATGACAACCCATGCTCAACCGGTTTAA
- a CDS encoding lipopolysaccharide biosynthesis protein: MQAANRVILNTGALYGRMLLTVFISLYATRLILNQLGAADYGLFNLIGGVITMLSFLNIAMTISTQRYMSFHIGTKDSHKLKMVFNASVLLHLILGITMVVLFEAAGSYLFDHVLNYPAERTMAAKLIYQFMIVSAFFTIISVPCDATLIAQENMVMVAILGVVESLGKLLIAIALQYTGHDKLIVYGAMMASLTILLLLFKQLYCAVKYPESRISIKRYFDRHLLTEMFAYAGWNMFGAGSVVARNQGLALVLNVFFGAIVNAAYGIANQVNAQLSYFSVTLLRALNPQIIKSEGSGDRPRMLRLAMIASKFSFYLLSFFAVPMMMEMPFVLQCWLKQVPEYTVMMCRLIVIATLVNQLSAGIQVAVQSVGKIRKYQVAVSTIVLLNLPVAWLLLSAGYPPSAVLISTIGIEVVSGTYRMMAAQKLTGLSPRIYTKQVLLRAVVPVLLSAAIAGIPQWCLPQGFIRLGVTMIVGALAMGIWIRLIGLTPEETTKLEQLFSRAFSKLQARLIVLKAN; this comes from the coding sequence ATGCAGGCTGCTAACAGGGTAATATTGAATACAGGCGCGCTTTACGGACGGATGCTCCTCACCGTTTTCATTTCGTTGTACGCCACCAGGCTGATACTGAACCAGCTGGGTGCGGCCGACTACGGGTTGTTTAACCTGATCGGCGGCGTGATCACTATGCTGTCGTTTCTCAATATTGCCATGACCATCAGCACGCAGCGGTATATGTCGTTCCACATCGGCACTAAAGACAGCCATAAACTAAAGATGGTATTCAACGCCAGCGTACTGCTGCATCTCATACTGGGCATAACGATGGTAGTGCTGTTTGAAGCAGCTGGCAGCTACCTGTTTGATCATGTGCTGAACTACCCGGCAGAACGGACCATGGCGGCTAAGCTTATCTACCAGTTCATGATCGTCAGCGCCTTTTTCACCATCATTTCGGTGCCCTGTGACGCCACATTGATAGCGCAGGAGAATATGGTCATGGTGGCAATACTGGGCGTCGTTGAATCCCTGGGGAAACTGCTGATCGCCATAGCACTGCAATACACCGGCCATGATAAACTGATCGTTTACGGCGCCATGATGGCATCGCTGACCATACTGCTGCTGCTGTTCAAACAGCTATACTGCGCTGTGAAGTACCCCGAGAGCAGGATCAGCATCAAACGGTATTTCGACCGGCACCTGCTGACAGAAATGTTCGCTTACGCAGGGTGGAACATGTTTGGCGCAGGCAGCGTGGTGGCGCGTAACCAGGGACTCGCCCTGGTGCTCAATGTTTTCTTTGGCGCTATCGTCAACGCTGCCTACGGTATCGCCAACCAGGTAAATGCACAGTTGAGCTACTTCTCCGTTACCCTGCTAAGGGCATTAAACCCGCAGATCATAAAAAGTGAAGGCAGCGGCGATCGCCCGCGGATGCTGCGCCTCGCCATGATCGCCAGCAAATTTTCGTTTTACCTGCTAAGCTTCTTCGCCGTTCCCATGATGATGGAAATGCCCTTTGTATTACAATGCTGGTTGAAGCAGGTGCCGGAATACACCGTCATGATGTGCCGCCTGATCGTCATTGCCACGCTCGTCAACCAGTTGTCCGCCGGCATACAGGTGGCCGTACAATCCGTTGGAAAGATCAGGAAATACCAGGTAGCTGTAAGCACCATCGTGTTGCTTAACCTGCCCGTCGCCTGGTTGCTGCTTTCGGCCGGCTACCCTCCTTCCGCCGTTTTGATCAGTACCATCGGCATAGAGGTGGTAAGCGGAACCTATCGCATGATGGCCGCACAAAAGCTCACCGGCCTCTCTCCGCGGATATATACAAAGCAGGTACTCCTCCGCGCCGTAGTGCCGGTACTGTTATCTGCGGCCATAGCAGGCATCCCCCAATGGTGCCTGCCCCAGGGATTTATCCGGCTGGGCGTCACCATGATAGTGGGCGCACTGGCCATGGGCATATGGATACGGCTGATAGGACTGACGCCGGAAGAGACTACAAAACTGGAACAATTGTTCAGCCGGGCGTTTTCAAAACTACAGGCAAGACTGATCGTATTAAAAGCGAACTAA
- the gmd gene encoding GDP-mannose 4,6-dehydratase, translated as MKVALITGITGQDGAYLAELLLEKGYMVHGVKRRASLINTERIDHLYQDMHSENVRFRLHYGDMTDSTNLIRIIQETQPDEIYNLAAMSHVRVSFDTPEYTANADGIGTLRLLEALRILKMEKKTRIYQASTSELYGLVQEVPQRETTPFYPRSPYAVAKLYAYWITVNYREAYGMYACNGILFNHESPLRGETFVTRKITRGAAAIALGLQDKLYLGNLDAQRDWGHAKDYVEAMWRILQQEQPDDYVIATGITTTVREFVRMAFAELGITVSFQGSGAAETGVVTACSNEVYTLPLGKEVVAIDPRYFRPTEVELLIGDPTKSKTALGWEPAYDLPALVKEMMASDVELFAKKEVTQLEHLIG; from the coding sequence ATGAAAGTAGCCCTGATAACAGGCATCACAGGCCAGGACGGCGCCTACCTCGCAGAACTGCTGCTCGAAAAAGGATATATGGTCCACGGCGTAAAACGGCGCGCCTCCCTGATCAATACAGAACGTATCGATCATTTATACCAGGATATGCACAGCGAAAATGTACGCTTTCGTTTACACTATGGTGATATGACCGACAGCACCAACCTGATCCGCATTATCCAGGAAACACAACCTGACGAAATTTACAACCTGGCCGCCATGAGCCACGTAAGGGTAAGCTTCGACACCCCTGAATACACCGCCAATGCCGACGGCATCGGCACCCTGCGGCTGCTGGAGGCGCTGCGCATCCTGAAAATGGAGAAGAAAACCCGCATCTACCAGGCCAGCACATCGGAGTTATATGGCCTCGTGCAGGAAGTGCCGCAACGCGAAACCACCCCCTTCTATCCCCGCAGCCCTTATGCCGTGGCTAAATTGTACGCCTACTGGATCACCGTTAACTACCGCGAAGCCTATGGCATGTACGCCTGCAACGGCATCCTGTTCAACCACGAAAGCCCGTTACGGGGAGAAACCTTTGTCACCCGCAAAATCACCAGGGGAGCGGCCGCAATCGCACTGGGCCTGCAGGACAAACTATACCTCGGCAACCTGGATGCCCAACGCGACTGGGGACACGCAAAAGATTATGTGGAAGCCATGTGGCGCATCCTGCAACAGGAACAACCCGACGACTACGTCATTGCCACCGGCATTACCACTACCGTACGCGAATTTGTACGTATGGCGTTCGCCGAACTGGGCATTACCGTCTCTTTCCAGGGCAGCGGCGCTGCGGAAACAGGTGTTGTTACCGCCTGCTCGAATGAAGTATATACGCTACCGTTAGGAAAAGAAGTGGTAGCCATCGACCCCCGCTATTTCCGCCCCACGGAAGTGGAACTGCTCATTGGCGACCCTACAAAATCCAAAACGGCCCTGGGCTGGGAGCCCGCCTACGATCTCCCTGCGCTGGTAAAGGAAATGATGGCCAGCGACGTGGAATTGTTTGCCAAAAAAGAAGTCACACAACTGGAACATTTAATCGGGTAA
- a CDS encoding UDP-glucose dehydrogenase family protein, which translates to MKIVIAGTGYVGLVTGACLAEVGTEVVCVDVDAAKIARLQNGILPIYEPGLQEIVMRNQESRRLSFTTSMAAALPGAEAVFIAVGTPPGEDGSADLQYVLQVASQIGQLMDQYLVIVTKSTVPVGTAVHVNRAVKEALSARHRILDYDVASNPEFLKEGAAVNDFLKPDRIVVGVNTARARQTLEQLYRPFLLNGHPILFMDIASAEMTKYAANAMLATRISYMNDIANLCGLAGADINQVRKGIGSDPRIGKHFLYPGIGYGGSCFPKDVKALLQTGREYGYQLRILDAVEAINEDQKQLLFRKVLRHFDGDISNKKFAVWGLSFKPNTDDMREAPSLVLIRSLLEAGATVSAYDPVAMKEAAAYLGNSITFADDMYSAAENAAAVLLATEWNTFRMPDWLRLRSLMQSPLLFDGRNIYDDVQLVKLGFTYYGIGKSAASTIDALMR; encoded by the coding sequence ATGAAAATAGTCATCGCGGGAACAGGATACGTTGGCCTGGTAACAGGAGCCTGCCTGGCAGAAGTAGGCACAGAAGTGGTTTGTGTTGATGTAGATGCGGCCAAAATAGCCCGTTTACAAAACGGCATCCTCCCTATCTACGAACCCGGCCTGCAGGAAATAGTAATGCGTAACCAGGAGAGCAGGCGGCTGTCCTTTACCACCAGTATGGCTGCGGCACTGCCCGGTGCGGAAGCCGTCTTCATTGCCGTAGGCACGCCGCCGGGAGAAGACGGCAGCGCCGACCTGCAGTATGTGCTGCAGGTAGCCAGCCAGATAGGCCAGCTGATGGACCAGTACCTGGTCATCGTTACCAAAAGCACCGTGCCGGTAGGTACCGCCGTCCATGTCAACCGCGCAGTGAAGGAAGCCTTATCCGCCCGGCATCGCATACTTGACTATGATGTAGCCTCCAACCCGGAATTCCTGAAAGAAGGCGCAGCGGTAAACGACTTCCTGAAACCGGACCGGATAGTCGTTGGCGTTAATACCGCGCGGGCCAGGCAAACGCTGGAACAACTATACCGTCCTTTCCTGCTCAACGGGCATCCTATCCTCTTTATGGACATCGCTTCTGCCGAAATGACCAAATATGCGGCCAATGCCATGCTGGCCACCAGGATATCCTACATGAACGATATCGCCAACCTGTGCGGGCTGGCAGGCGCTGACATCAACCAGGTACGCAAAGGCATAGGCAGCGATCCGAGAATTGGTAAACACTTCCTCTACCCCGGCATCGGCTATGGCGGGTCCTGCTTCCCGAAAGATGTAAAGGCCCTGCTGCAAACAGGCCGGGAATACGGCTACCAGCTTCGTATCCTCGATGCGGTGGAAGCCATTAATGAAGATCAGAAACAGCTGTTGTTCCGGAAAGTGCTCCGTCATTTTGACGGCGATATCAGCAACAAAAAATTCGCCGTATGGGGACTATCGTTCAAGCCCAACACAGACGACATGCGGGAGGCGCCGTCGCTCGTACTGATCCGCAGCCTGCTGGAAGCCGGGGCCACCGTCAGCGCATATGACCCGGTAGCCATGAAAGAAGCAGCGGCTTACCTCGGCAACAGCATCACCTTCGCGGACGACATGTACAGCGCCGCGGAAAACGCAGCAGCGGTATTGCTGGCCACAGAGTGGAATACGTTCCGCATGCCGGACTGGTTACGCCTTCGCAGCCTCATGCAATCTCCCCTGCTGTTCGACGGCCGCAATATTTATGATGACGTGCAGCTGGTCAAACTGGGCTTCACCTACTACGGTATCGGTAAATCGGCCGCTTCCACAATAGACGCACTGATGCGATAG
- the fcl gene encoding GDP-L-fucose synthase — MKANDPVYIAGHRGMVGGAIKRKLETLGYHNIITRSSGSLDLRKQEDVDAFFAAEKPAYVFLAAAKVGGIHANNTYRAEFLYDNLMIAANVIHAAWKHGVTKLMFLGSSCIYPRMAPQPIKESFLLTGLLEPTNEPYAIAKIAGIKLCEAYRDQYGCNFISVMPTNLFGIGDNYHPQNAHVLPALIRRFHEAKMNNKPSVTVWGTGTPKREFLFADDLADACVYLMQHYNEKEPVNIGKGEDLTIKQLAEHIREVVCYKGEIIFDAGKPDGTPRKLMDVSTLRSLGWKHSISLKEGLVMAYRDFLQQDQLKLQA, encoded by the coding sequence ATGAAAGCAAATGATCCCGTGTATATAGCCGGCCACCGCGGCATGGTAGGCGGCGCCATCAAAAGAAAGCTGGAAACCCTGGGCTATCATAACATCATCACACGTAGCTCCGGCAGCCTTGACTTACGCAAACAGGAAGATGTGGACGCATTCTTTGCCGCTGAAAAACCCGCCTATGTATTCCTGGCCGCCGCCAAAGTAGGCGGCATCCACGCCAATAATACCTATCGGGCCGAGTTCCTCTACGACAACCTGATGATCGCCGCCAATGTGATACATGCAGCCTGGAAACATGGCGTCACCAAACTGATGTTCCTGGGCAGTTCGTGTATATATCCCCGTATGGCGCCGCAGCCTATCAAAGAAAGCTTTTTGCTGACAGGACTGCTGGAACCGACCAACGAGCCTTACGCCATCGCCAAAATTGCCGGCATCAAATTATGCGAGGCTTACCGCGATCAGTATGGCTGCAACTTTATCAGCGTAATGCCCACCAATCTCTTTGGTATTGGCGACAACTACCACCCTCAAAATGCCCATGTGCTGCCGGCACTGATCCGCCGCTTCCATGAAGCCAAAATGAATAATAAACCATCGGTCACCGTATGGGGAACGGGAACGCCCAAACGGGAATTCCTCTTCGCCGACGACCTCGCCGACGCCTGCGTATACCTCATGCAGCACTATAATGAAAAAGAACCGGTGAATATCGGCAAGGGAGAAGACCTGACCATTAAACAGCTGGCGGAGCACATCAGGGAAGTGGTTTGTTATAAGGGAGAAATAATATTCGACGCGGGCAAACCGGATGGCACGCCCCGCAAGCTGATGGACGTGTCCACGCTGCGCAGCCTGGGATGGAAACACAGCATCAGCCTCAAAGAAGGGCTGGTAATGGCCTACAGGGACTTCCTTCAGCAGGACCAGTTAAAATTACAAGCTTAA
- a CDS encoding sugar phosphate nucleotidyltransferase, producing the protein MMQHIILCGGSGTRLWPLSNQQTPKQLLTLFDGYSLLQLAFRRNRFACDKVMAIVNEQQAAIVKEQLEQAGASAPVCLAEPVGRNTAAAIALAAFVADPDTILLITPADHLIGTPDRYATAIETAGILAAGNYIVTIGLVPTYPETGFGYISYSGHDVLRFVEKPDRVVAEAMLAAGGFLWNSGIFCCKARVLLQELQQHAPAVYEAAAVAAAEWKSTGALRRETMEAIPRTVSIMPCWKKAAS; encoded by the coding sequence ATGATGCAGCATATCATTCTCTGTGGCGGTTCCGGCACCCGGCTATGGCCGCTGTCGAACCAGCAAACACCCAAGCAGTTACTCACCCTGTTCGACGGCTACAGTCTCCTCCAGCTGGCTTTCCGGCGAAACCGTTTTGCCTGCGACAAAGTAATGGCCATCGTCAACGAACAGCAGGCGGCCATCGTAAAGGAGCAGCTGGAACAGGCCGGCGCATCGGCACCGGTATGCCTAGCGGAACCCGTAGGCCGCAATACCGCCGCCGCCATCGCACTGGCTGCATTTGTGGCCGACCCGGACACTATTTTACTGATCACCCCTGCCGACCATCTCATCGGCACTCCCGACCGGTACGCGACCGCTATAGAAACCGCCGGCATACTGGCCGCGGGGAACTATATCGTTACCATCGGGCTGGTACCCACCTATCCGGAAACAGGGTTCGGCTACATCAGCTACTCCGGCCATGACGTGCTGCGGTTTGTGGAGAAGCCCGACCGCGTAGTGGCAGAGGCCATGCTGGCAGCAGGCGGATTCCTGTGGAACAGCGGCATCTTCTGCTGTAAAGCCCGCGTACTGCTGCAGGAACTGCAACAACATGCGCCCGCTGTATATGAAGCAGCAGCCGTTGCCGCCGCTGAATGGAAAAGCACCGGCGCCTTACGCAGAGAAACGATGGAAGCCATCCCCCGGACAGTTTCGATTATGCCGTGCTGGAAAAAAGCGGCATCGTAA